In Pseudofrankia saprophytica, one genomic interval encodes:
- a CDS encoding alpha/beta fold hydrolase yields MTDVDTRTVRRARTFALIPGAGGAAVYWQRLAPLLREAGHEAVAVDLPGGDPDAGLPEYAALVAAAVDGRDDVVLVAQSLGGFTAPLAADRVPVSAIVFVNAMIPVPGETPGAWWDNTGQSQARVDAAEQGGYSAEFDLETYFLHDVSAEDFAAIREDPRPEHDVVFESTCAFDAWPPVPVRVVAGADDRFFPVEFQRRVARERLGVEADVLPGGHLAALSQPEALARYLVDL; encoded by the coding sequence ATGACCGATGTGGACACGCGGACGGTACGGCGAGCGCGGACGTTCGCGCTGATCCCCGGGGCCGGGGGGGCGGCCGTCTACTGGCAACGGCTCGCGCCGCTGCTGCGCGAGGCCGGGCACGAGGCCGTCGCCGTCGACCTGCCAGGCGGCGACCCGGACGCGGGCCTGCCCGAGTACGCCGCGCTGGTCGCGGCCGCGGTGGACGGCCGGGACGACGTGGTACTGGTGGCGCAGTCTCTCGGCGGGTTCACCGCGCCGCTGGCGGCCGACCGGGTCCCGGTCAGCGCGATCGTGTTCGTGAACGCGATGATCCCCGTGCCGGGCGAGACACCAGGTGCCTGGTGGGACAACACCGGGCAGTCCCAGGCCCGCGTCGACGCCGCCGAACAGGGTGGCTACAGCGCCGAGTTCGACCTGGAGACCTACTTCCTGCATGACGTGTCCGCCGAGGACTTCGCCGCGATCCGGGAGGATCCTCGCCCCGAACACGACGTCGTGTTCGAGTCCACGTGCGCGTTCGACGCCTGGCCGCCGGTCCCGGTCCGGGTGGTCGCCGGCGCCGATGACCGGTTCTTCCCCGTCGAGTTCCAGCGGCGGGTCGCCCGGGAGCGCCTTGGCGTCGAGGCCGACGTGCTGCCGGGTGGCCACCTGGCAGCGCTGTCCCAGCCCGAGGCGCTCGCAAGGTACCTCGTCGACCTCTGA
- a CDS encoding SigE family RNA polymerase sigma factor, whose protein sequence is MRSADGDDGFAAYFEPRAAGLLRFAYLLTGDTQEAEDLTQTTLTHVYVVWHRVSGHDRLDAYARRVMINANTSRFRRRRVHHVLVESPPETAQASAQLAAVEDRAGLAAALAALPPRQRAVVILRYCEDMSEEAVAALLRCSKGTVKSQASKGLAKLRADPAVAALSPPALAAQPSARGRASLSTAPRGMETP, encoded by the coding sequence ATGCGATCAGCTGACGGCGATGACGGGTTCGCCGCCTACTTCGAACCGCGCGCGGCGGGGCTGCTGCGGTTCGCCTACCTGCTCACCGGGGACACGCAGGAGGCCGAGGACCTGACCCAGACGACGCTCACCCACGTCTACGTCGTTTGGCACCGCGTGTCCGGCCACGACCGGCTCGACGCCTACGCCCGACGGGTGATGATCAACGCCAACACGAGCCGGTTCCGTCGCCGCCGGGTCCACCATGTCCTCGTCGAGAGCCCACCGGAGACCGCGCAGGCCTCGGCGCAGCTCGCCGCCGTCGAGGACCGCGCCGGGCTCGCCGCCGCGCTGGCCGCCCTGCCGCCCAGGCAACGGGCCGTGGTGATCCTGCGCTACTGCGAGGACATGTCGGAGGAGGCTGTCGCGGCGCTGCTGCGCTGCTCGAAAGGCACGGTCAAGAGCCAGGCGTCGAAGGGTCTGGCGAAGCTGCGCGCCGACCCGGCCGTGGCCGCCCTCAGCCCGCCCGCCCTCGCCGCCCAGCCCAGCGCGCGCGGACGGGCCTCGCTGTCGACCGCGCCCCGCGGAATGGAGACGCCGTGA
- a CDS encoding PASTA domain-containing protein, whose amino-acid sequence MSTRPAGTQPPSRPASTVPNVVGQTAAAATATLQAAGFTVSQTKDCASPNVPAGVVLAQSPAAGTQAGRQPTVTLQVASECVTVPTVVGSPADEANSALQSAGFNVTYGGEWNCPWGYGPVTAQSPAGGTRVARGGYVSITYVCASGAAQPTSGGS is encoded by the coding sequence GTGTCCACCCGGCCCGCGGGCACCCAGCCGCCGTCACGGCCCGCGTCCACGGTTCCCAACGTCGTCGGCCAGACCGCCGCCGCCGCTACGGCAACCCTGCAGGCCGCGGGTTTCACGGTGAGTCAGACGAAGGACTGCGCCAGCCCGAACGTCCCGGCCGGCGTCGTGCTCGCCCAGTCGCCAGCCGCGGGCACGCAGGCCGGACGGCAGCCGACCGTCACCCTCCAGGTCGCCAGCGAGTGCGTCACCGTTCCCACGGTCGTCGGCTCCCCGGCGGACGAAGCGAACAGCGCTCTACAAAGCGCCGGTTTCAACGTCACCTACGGCGGTGAGTGGAACTGCCCCTGGGGCTACGGCCCGGTGACGGCGCAGAGCCCCGCCGGGGGAACCCGGGTGGCCAGGGGCGGCTACGTGTCCATCACCTACGTCTGCGCATCTGGCGCGGCACAGCCGACGAGCGGCGGTTCCTGA
- a CDS encoding aldo/keto reductase → MQYRTLGRTGIKVSPYGLGALMFATSVGNPDPDDSARIIHKALDAGINLIDTADAYGDSEEIVGRALRGRRDAVVLATKVSRPMGDDPNHQGASRRWIMTAVENSLRRLRTDHIDLYQIHRPDPATDIEETLSALSDLIHSGKVRAIGTSGMPASDLVEAQWVAERCGLERFHTEQPPYSLLNRGIEREVLPAAQRHGVGTLVWGPLGQGLLTGRVRRGQQNELRRAGLVRHLGDERRLDAVEQFVSLAEKAGVALTHLAMAFAIAHPGVTSALVGPRTMSHLDDLLAGLDVALTDDLLDQIDEIVPPGTDVGALDQAYVPPALQRESLRRRPVGERTAA, encoded by the coding sequence ATGCAGTACCGCACGCTTGGCCGCACCGGGATCAAGGTCAGCCCATACGGGCTCGGCGCACTCATGTTCGCCACGTCCGTCGGCAACCCCGACCCCGACGACTCGGCCCGCATCATCCACAAGGCACTGGACGCGGGAATCAACCTCATCGACACCGCCGACGCCTACGGCGACTCCGAGGAGATCGTCGGCAGGGCGCTCAGAGGGCGACGGGACGCCGTCGTCCTCGCGACCAAGGTGAGTCGCCCGATGGGCGACGATCCCAATCACCAGGGCGCCTCCCGACGCTGGATCATGACCGCGGTCGAGAACTCGCTGCGCCGCCTGCGGACCGACCACATCGACCTCTACCAGATCCACCGGCCGGACCCCGCCACGGACATCGAGGAGACGCTCTCCGCGCTCTCCGACCTGATCCACAGCGGGAAGGTCCGGGCGATCGGGACGTCCGGGATGCCGGCGTCCGACCTCGTCGAAGCCCAGTGGGTCGCCGAGCGGTGCGGCCTGGAACGGTTCCACACCGAGCAGCCGCCGTACTCGCTGCTCAACCGCGGCATCGAACGCGAGGTCCTGCCCGCCGCCCAGCGCCATGGCGTGGGCACGCTGGTCTGGGGCCCGCTCGGGCAGGGACTGCTCACGGGACGCGTCCGCAGGGGCCAGCAGAACGAGCTGCGCCGCGCCGGCCTGGTCAGGCACCTGGGCGACGAGCGCCGGCTCGACGCCGTCGAGCAGTTCGTCTCGCTCGCCGAGAAGGCGGGTGTGGCGCTGACCCACCTCGCGATGGCGTTCGCGATCGCGCATCCCGGCGTGACCAGCGCGCTCGTCGGGCCCCGCACGATGAGCCATCTCGACGACCTTCTCGCCGGCCTCGACGTGGCGCTCACCGACGACCTCCTCGACCAGATCGACGAGATCGTCCCGCCGGGCACCGACGTCGGCGCGCTCGACCAGGCATACGTGCCGCCGGCTCTCCAGCGGGAGAGCCTGCGGCGCCGGCCAGTCGGCGAACGCACCGCCGCCTGA
- a CDS encoding helix-turn-helix transcriptional regulator has protein sequence MDRTELADFLRHCRTRLTPADVGLAQGTRRRTPGLRREEVAQLASMSTDHYTRLEQARGSRPSRQMLAAVARALRLTNDERDHLFHLAGEEPPRDRSTTQHVRPGLLLVLDRLTDIPAQVISDRGDILAQNALARALHGDASARPEAERNVAWRYFTDPTARELFPAEDRDPGARAAVADLRATFARRPDDARLAALVRRLRACSEEFSALWDTHDVAVRRTDVKRFLHPVVGLLELDCEVLLSPEHDQRLVVHTARPGSSSYERLELLRVVGLQDLTRG, from the coding sequence GTGGACAGAACCGAGCTGGCCGACTTCCTGCGCCACTGCCGTACCCGACTCACCCCGGCCGACGTGGGGTTGGCGCAGGGCACGCGGCGGCGCACGCCGGGACTGCGTCGTGAGGAGGTGGCGCAGCTCGCGTCCATGTCCACGGACCACTACACGCGGCTGGAACAGGCCCGGGGCTCGCGCCCATCCCGCCAGATGCTCGCCGCCGTCGCCCGCGCCCTGCGGCTGACCAACGACGAACGCGACCATCTCTTCCACCTGGCCGGCGAGGAACCCCCACGTGACCGGTCGACCACCCAGCACGTCCGCCCCGGCCTGCTTCTCGTCCTCGACCGGCTGACCGACATTCCCGCCCAGGTGATCAGCGACCGCGGTGACATCCTCGCGCAGAACGCGCTGGCCAGGGCGCTGCACGGCGACGCGTCGGCCCGCCCCGAGGCGGAGCGAAACGTCGCCTGGCGCTACTTCACGGACCCGACCGCGCGGGAGCTCTTCCCGGCCGAGGACCGTGACCCCGGCGCCCGCGCCGCGGTCGCGGACCTGCGCGCCACCTTCGCCCGCCGCCCGGACGACGCACGGCTGGCAGCGCTCGTACGCCGGCTCCGCGCGTGCAGCGAGGAGTTCTCGGCGCTGTGGGACACCCACGACGTCGCCGTGCGCCGAACCGACGTCAAACGCTTCCTGCACCCGGTCGTCGGCCTGCTGGAGCTGGACTGCGAGGTGCTGCTCAGCCCTGAGCACGACCAACGGCTGGTCGTCCACACCGCCCGCCCGGGCAGCAGCTCCTACGAGCGGCTGGAACTGCTGCGCGTGGTAGGCCTGCAGGACCTGACCCGTGGCTGA
- a CDS encoding NADP-dependent oxidoreductase, which yields MSNAMVITEFGSPEALKWREVDTPSPARGEVLIRVKAAGVGPTDLHIRAGHLTAVFPQGPGDVLGFEAAGVVEQLGEAVSGVALGDEVAAYLPRQGGYGELVATPVWFAKPAEVSWDAAAALPASAEAAVGTLREVHAKNGETIVVLGAAGSVGTIILQLARAWGIRAIGATAQRDAGLVRELGGEFVAYGDGVFDRVGATTDRVDAVIDAAGRGGLAEAVAATGDASRVVTLVGGPEVARVGALMSHPGPDRAPDALPVTMPLLASGALQLKQRRSLPITKAAEAHRLLEAGETRDKIVLTFD from the coding sequence ATGTCGAACGCAATGGTGATCACGGAATTTGGTTCCCCCGAAGCGCTGAAATGGCGCGAAGTCGACACGCCGAGTCCGGCGCGGGGCGAGGTACTCATCCGGGTGAAGGCTGCGGGCGTCGGGCCCACCGACCTGCACATCCGGGCCGGCCACCTGACAGCGGTCTTCCCCCAGGGACCGGGCGACGTGCTCGGTTTCGAGGCGGCCGGCGTCGTCGAGCAGCTCGGCGAGGCAGTGAGCGGCGTGGCCCTTGGCGATGAGGTTGCCGCATATCTGCCGCGGCAGGGCGGGTACGGCGAACTCGTCGCGACACCCGTCTGGTTCGCGAAGCCGGCCGAGGTGAGCTGGGATGCCGCGGCCGCTCTGCCGGCATCCGCCGAGGCGGCGGTCGGCACCCTGCGCGAGGTCCACGCGAAGAACGGCGAGACCATCGTCGTGCTGGGTGCCGCCGGATCGGTTGGGACGATCATCCTGCAGCTCGCGCGTGCGTGGGGAATACGGGCGATCGGCGCCACGGCGCAGCGGGATGCGGGCCTCGTCCGCGAACTCGGCGGCGAGTTCGTCGCCTACGGTGACGGGGTCTTCGACAGGGTCGGCGCGACCACCGATCGGGTGGACGCCGTCATCGACGCCGCCGGCCGCGGTGGATTGGCCGAGGCGGTGGCGGCCACTGGCGACGCCTCGCGGGTCGTCACTCTCGTCGGCGGTCCCGAAGTAGCACGCGTCGGTGCACTGATGTCACATCCCGGGCCCGATCGTGCGCCTGACGCGCTCCCCGTGACCATGCCGCTGCTTGCGAGCGGCGCTCTCCAACTCAAGCAGCGCCGTTCGTTGCCCATCACGAAGGCCGCCGAAGCCCACCGACTGCTCGAAGCGGGCGAGACTCGCGACAAGATCGTGCTGACGTTCGACTGA
- a CDS encoding NAD-dependent epimerase/dehydratase family protein yields MKQDDDHQHPSDIPGGAGPGRRRTHGGGVLSGERVLVTGGTGYLGVHTIAALLRAGYAVRASVRTLEREGEIRGGLATAGLAEDSPLELVVAELSADDGWARAVQGARFVLHVASPFPPAMPESDDEVIVPARDGALRVLRAARDAGVARVVMTSSFAAVGYGHPPRERAFTEEDWTNIDAPLSAYIRSKAVAERAAWDFIASEGGGLELVVVNPVGIFGPPLVPDLSASTGLARQMITAMTAVPRLFTTVVDVRDVADLHLRAMTDPAAAGERFLASSGEPIPFTEMAKILREAAGLPDAALPLLDDDTVREAAKTDPGMAGMVGELGKVRRVSSEKAGTRLGWRPRSNIETLQATATAFQQLGLLTT; encoded by the coding sequence GTGAAACAAGATGACGATCATCAGCATCCGTCGGACATTCCCGGCGGTGCCGGCCCGGGGCGGCGTCGCACTCATGGCGGTGGCGTCCTGAGCGGGGAAAGGGTACTCGTCACCGGCGGCACTGGGTACCTCGGAGTCCACACGATCGCCGCGCTCCTGCGCGCCGGATACGCCGTCCGCGCCAGTGTGCGGACGCTTGAACGCGAGGGCGAGATCCGCGGCGGGCTCGCAACGGCCGGGCTGGCGGAGGACTCCCCTCTCGAACTCGTCGTCGCGGAGCTGTCCGCGGACGACGGGTGGGCGCGGGCGGTCCAGGGCGCCCGGTTCGTGCTGCACGTCGCCTCGCCGTTCCCACCCGCGATGCCTGAGAGCGATGACGAGGTCATCGTCCCGGCACGCGACGGGGCGCTGCGGGTGCTTCGAGCCGCACGCGACGCCGGTGTCGCGCGTGTCGTGATGACGTCCTCGTTCGCCGCGGTCGGATACGGCCACCCGCCGAGGGAGCGTGCCTTCACCGAAGAGGACTGGACCAACATCGACGCGCCGCTGAGCGCCTACATCCGCTCCAAGGCCGTGGCCGAACGCGCTGCCTGGGACTTTATCGCCTCCGAGGGCGGTGGCCTCGAACTCGTGGTGGTCAACCCGGTGGGCATCTTCGGCCCTCCGCTGGTCCCGGACCTCTCGGCATCCACCGGTCTCGCACGCCAGATGATCACTGCGATGACCGCGGTTCCCCGCCTGTTCACGACCGTCGTCGACGTGCGCGATGTCGCCGACCTCCATCTGCGAGCGATGACCGACCCGGCTGCCGCGGGAGAACGTTTCCTCGCCTCGTCCGGGGAACCCATCCCCTTCACGGAGATGGCGAAGATCCTGCGGGAGGCCGCCGGTCTCCCGGACGCCGCACTCCCCCTGCTCGACGACGACACCGTGCGGGAGGCGGCCAAGACCGACCCCGGAATGGCCGGCATGGTCGGCGAGCTCGGCAAGGTCCGTCGCGTCTCCAGCGAGAAGGCAGGCACACGGCTCGGCTGGCGGCCGCGCTCGAACATCGAGACCCTCCAGGCGACCGCGACCGCTTTCCAGCAACTCGGCCTGCTCACCACCTGA
- a CDS encoding MerR family transcriptional regulator, whose translation MSLEEDGVVESFATIQEVSARSGLPAPTLRYYEEIGVIDPVPRDPSSGHRRYPAAVVELVEALACLRSAGMNLQQIRAFRDGLSGGREDADRMVRLFEDHAAQLLRQREAIERQRTYAVAKAVLWRSRAEGDREAERRAVETVRELMPTLRDGGANRSLGITTGETR comes from the coding sequence ATGTCGCTGGAGGAGGACGGGGTCGTGGAGAGTTTCGCGACCATTCAGGAGGTGTCCGCGCGGAGCGGCCTGCCAGCTCCGACGCTGCGCTACTACGAAGAGATCGGAGTGATCGACCCGGTTCCACGGGATCCCTCCAGCGGGCATCGGCGATACCCGGCGGCGGTCGTCGAGCTGGTCGAGGCGCTGGCGTGCCTGCGCTCGGCCGGCATGAATCTTCAGCAGATCCGGGCCTTCCGGGACGGGCTTTCCGGTGGCCGGGAGGACGCCGACCGCATGGTGCGCCTGTTCGAGGACCATGCGGCTCAGCTGCTGCGTCAGAGGGAGGCCATCGAGCGGCAACGGACCTACGCGGTCGCGAAGGCGGTGCTGTGGAGGTCACGCGCCGAGGGCGACCGGGAGGCCGAGCGTCGGGCAGTCGAGACCGTCCGCGAGCTCATGCCGACGCTCCGAGACGGTGGGGCCAACCGCTCCCTGGGAATCACGACAGGTGAAACAAGATGA
- a CDS encoding DoxX family protein yields MNIALWIAAGLLALVALTGGLTKSFILKAKLATIHGAEWTTGFGANAIRALGALELLAAVGLVLPKALGIAPVMVPVTAACWIALMLGAMVTHGRLGQYKLVAVNVIYLAVAVFIAVGRV; encoded by the coding sequence ATGAACATCGCACTCTGGATCGCCGCCGGCCTGCTCGCCCTGGTCGCGCTCACTGGCGGCCTCACGAAGTCCTTCATCCTGAAGGCGAAGCTCGCCACCATCCACGGCGCCGAATGGACCACGGGATTCGGTGCCAACGCCATCAGAGCCCTAGGAGCCCTCGAACTCCTCGCCGCGGTCGGCCTGGTCCTGCCCAAGGCGCTCGGTATAGCACCGGTCATGGTCCCGGTGACCGCCGCTTGCTGGATCGCTCTGATGCTCGGCGCGATGGTCACCCACGGCCGCCTCGGCCAGTACAAGCTCGTGGCGGTCAACGTCATCTACCTCGCGGTCGCGGTCTTCATCGCTGTGGGACGCGTCTAG
- a CDS encoding carboxymuconolactone decarboxylase family protein has product MEPRFDLLANDLGAKIAKRIYNVALAIVDSPLPQATQNLVMLRASQINGCGFCVDYHAKDATAAGETAVRLSLVAAWRESTVFTDAERAALALTEEGTRIADAHKAVSDETWAKVREHYDDDQIAALVSLIAMINANNRLNVIVRNPGGSYQPGQFAGMAN; this is encoded by the coding sequence ATGGAACCCCGATTCGATCTGCTGGCCAACGACCTCGGCGCCAAGATCGCCAAGCGGATCTACAACGTCGCCCTAGCGATCGTCGACTCGCCGCTGCCCCAGGCCACCCAGAACCTGGTGATGCTGCGCGCCAGCCAGATCAACGGCTGCGGCTTCTGCGTCGACTACCACGCCAAGGACGCCACGGCCGCGGGCGAGACCGCGGTCCGCCTCAGCCTGGTCGCCGCCTGGCGCGAGTCCACGGTGTTCACCGACGCCGAACGTGCGGCGCTGGCGCTCACCGAGGAGGGCACCCGGATCGCCGACGCCCACAAGGCGGTGTCGGACGAGACCTGGGCCAAGGTGCGCGAGCACTACGACGACGACCAGATCGCCGCGCTGGTCTCCCTGATCGCCATGATCAACGCCAATAACCGGCTCAACGTGATCGTGCGCAACCCCGGAGGCTCCTACCAGCCCGGTCAGTTCGCTGGCATGGCCAACTGA
- a CDS encoding carboxymuconolactone decarboxylase family protein — translation MTARLSLFGNPDAPAARAAGHFGTASKTILQDSTLPAALQKLVLLRASQINGDGYATDVWAKNAAAAGESATRIHLVAAWHESTVFTDAERAALALTEQGTRVADAAGGVGDEAWTDAAKHYDQDQLADLVMLIALINATNRMSVIVRQRGGDYEPGRLG, via the coding sequence ATGACCGCTCGTTTGAGCCTGTTCGGCAACCCGGACGCGCCCGCGGCCAGGGCCGCCGGCCACTTCGGCACCGCGAGCAAGACGATCCTCCAGGACTCGACTCTGCCCGCCGCGCTGCAGAAGCTGGTGCTGCTGCGGGCCAGCCAGATCAACGGGGACGGCTACGCCACCGACGTGTGGGCCAAGAACGCCGCGGCCGCCGGAGAGAGCGCCACCCGCATCCACCTGGTCGCTGCCTGGCACGAGTCCACGGTGTTCACCGACGCCGAACGCGCGGCGCTGGCGCTGACCGAGCAGGGCACCCGCGTCGCCGACGCGGCCGGCGGCGTCGGCGACGAGGCCTGGACCGACGCCGCCAAGCACTACGACCAGGACCAGCTGGCCGATCTGGTGATGCTCATCGCCCTGATCAACGCGACCAACCGCATGAGCGTCATCGTCCGGCAGCGCGGCGGCGACTACGAGCCCGGCCGCCTCGGCTAG
- a CDS encoding RNA polymerase sigma-70 factor has translation MSERSDGSMQRTEPTTGGNRVDHATETFVAHRNLLFTVAYEMLGSAADAEDVLQETWMRWMDVDQGVVRDPRAYLTRVTTRQALMRLRSLRRRKETYVGPWLPEPLLTAPDVAEDVELAEGVSMAMLLVMETLTPTERAVFVLREVFGLDYDEIAEAVDKTPVTVRQIAHRARNHVTARRPRTSVSQAENRAALLAFRRAVETGDLQGLLDQLAPDVVFLSDGGGVVQAALEPVVGADPVAALLAAGLGRIAGTAAVQSAQINGHPALIMRIGGQVEGVLAVRTEDGLITGLYFVRNPEKLSRLERETSLRR, from the coding sequence ATGAGCGAGCGCAGTGACGGGTCCATGCAGAGGACCGAACCGACCACCGGCGGCAACCGCGTGGATCACGCCACCGAGACCTTCGTCGCCCACCGGAACCTCTTGTTCACCGTCGCCTACGAGATGCTCGGCTCGGCGGCTGACGCCGAGGACGTCCTGCAGGAGACCTGGATGCGGTGGATGGATGTCGATCAAGGCGTCGTGCGCGATCCGCGCGCGTATCTGACCCGAGTCACCACCCGGCAGGCACTGATGCGGCTGCGTTCGCTTCGCCGGCGCAAGGAGACCTACGTCGGCCCCTGGCTGCCCGAGCCACTGCTGACCGCGCCCGATGTGGCCGAGGACGTCGAACTGGCCGAGGGCGTCTCGATGGCGATGCTGTTGGTGATGGAGACGCTGACGCCCACCGAGCGCGCGGTGTTCGTGCTGCGGGAGGTGTTCGGCCTGGACTACGACGAGATCGCCGAGGCCGTCGACAAGACCCCGGTCACGGTCCGGCAGATCGCGCACCGGGCGCGCAACCATGTCACCGCGCGGCGCCCGCGCACATCTGTCTCCCAGGCCGAGAACCGCGCCGCTCTGCTGGCGTTCCGACGCGCAGTCGAAACCGGCGACCTGCAGGGCCTGCTCGACCAACTCGCCCCAGACGTCGTCTTCCTGAGCGATGGCGGCGGAGTCGTCCAGGCCGCGCTGGAGCCCGTCGTCGGCGCCGATCCGGTCGCAGCCCTGCTGGCAGCGGGGCTGGGCAGGATCGCAGGCACCGCAGCGGTGCAGTCGGCGCAGATCAATGGCCACCCGGCACTGATCATGCGGATCGGCGGCCAGGTCGAGGGCGTCCTAGCGGTGCGGACCGAGGACGGCCTGATCACCGGGCTGTACTTCGTGCGCAACCCCGAGAAGTTGTCACGCCTGGAGCGGGAGACCTCCCTGCGCCGCTGA